The Lutra lutra chromosome 1, mLutLut1.2, whole genome shotgun sequence genomic sequence TTTGCAATGTTTCAAGGATGCTATCAGAAGTAGTACTCAATCCTACACCCAGCTCATCAGATGAGTCCATGTCTCatgatctcttctcttttctgcacCTCTGCTTTTGTTCCTTCATAAGCTCCCAGTAAAATAAGAAGGCTAATTCTAGCTCCCTTATAGAGCTACATCATTATAAAAGAGACTTAGCATTCATATTACTCTGTGCAAAGTGCTCATGAAAATTCAGAAACTTGGTGTGCTTTGGAAGACGGTTACATAATGCCAAAGTATTTTCTCTAATTGATTTGCAATGTGGATTGATTCATAGGATTTCCAGTGGCAATTTGCAGTTTAATAGGAATGGCAAAATATGTTACCAGAGAACTGTCTAcaatgcatatatgtgtatgtacattaTGTTTTACGTATGTAAGTATGTTTTACACATATgtagaaacttaaaaatactaGATTCTTTTGCTTATCGATAGCATAACACGAGTTCTGTCCCTtcttaacttatttattttttttcttttcctagaaaacTGCTATTTGCATTTAATTGGACACGaaagatgaagaaggagaagcagtatATTCGCTGAGGATTCTCTGTGCTTGCTGCTGCAGACCTATGTACTGAGGAattcttctgctccttcttgCTCAGCCCTGTGGTCAGGCTCCTTTGGAATTTGCCTATCTTTCACCTTGTCGTTGCTAGAGGAAATCCTGGTTGGAATGTCACAGGGCATCTCTGCCTGATTACTATGGAAGGTGATAAACTGGCAGTCACTTATTAAAGTTACATCTCACTCACCCCCAGAAAACCATTCTTTAACGTGAATAGAAACCAAGCTCTTGTGAACACTTCTATTGAACATGACTCATGGAGAAGAGCTTGGCTCTGATGTGCACCAGGATTCTATTGTTTTAACTTACCTAGAAGGATTACTAATGCATCAGGCAGCAGAGGGATCAGGTACTGCCGTTGACAAAAAGTCTGCCGGGCATAATGAAGAGGATCAGAACTTTAACATTTCTGGTAATGCATTTCCCACCTGTCAAAGTAATGGTCCAGTTCTCAATGCACAGTCCTATCAGGGATCTGGCATGCTGCATCTCAAAAAAGCCAGACTCTTGCAGTCTTCGGAGGACTGGAATGCCGCGAAGCGGAAGAGGCTGTCTGATTCCATCGTAAATTTAAACGTGAAGAAGGAAGCTTTGCTAGCTGGCATGGTTGACAATGTGCCTAAAGGCAAACAAGATAGCACATTACTGGCCTCTTTGCTTCAGTCATTCAGCTCTAGGCTGCAGACCGTTGCTCTGTCGCAACAAATTAGGCAGAGCCTCAAGGAGCAAGGATACGCACTCGGTCATGATTCTTTAAAAGTGGAGAAAGATTTAAGGTGCTACGGTGTGGCGTCAAGTCACTTAAAAACTTTGTTGAAGAAAAGTAAAGCTAAAGATCAAAAGCCTGATACCAATCTTCCTGATGTAACTAAAAACCTCATCAGAGACAGGTTTGTGGAGTCGCCGCATCATGTTGGACAAAGCGGGACAAAGGTCATGAGTGAACCATTGTCATGTGCTGCCCGATTACAGGCTGTCGCAAGCATGGTGGAAAAAAGGGCTAGTCCGGCCACTTCACCCAAACCTAGTGTTGCTTGTAGCCAGTTAGCGTTACTCCTCTCAAGTGAAGCCCATTTGCAGCAGTATTCTCGGGAACatgctttaaaaacacaaaatgcaaaTCAAGCAGCAAGTGAAAGACTTGCTGCCATGGCCAGATTACAAGAAAACGGCCAGAAGGATGTTGGCAGTTTCCAGCTCTCGAAAGGAATGTCGAGCCATCTCAATGGTCAGGCAAGAACATCATCGAGCAAGCTAATGGCGAGCAAAAATACGGCATTCCAAAATCCAATGGGTGTCGTTCCTTCTTCCCCCAAGAATGCAGGCTATAAGAACTCACTGGAAAGAAACAATATCAAACAAGCTGCTAGTAACAGTTTGCTATTACATCTTCTTAAAAGCCAGACCATACCAAAGCCAATGAACGGACATCATCATAGTGAGAGAGGAAGCATTTTCGAGGATAGTAGTACGCCCACAACTATCGATGAGTACTCCGACAACAACCCTAGTTTCACAGATGACAGCAGTGGTGACGAAAGTTCTTACTCCAACTGTGTGCCCATAGACTTGTCATGCAAACATCGAATTGAGAAACCGGAACCTGACCAGCCTGTTTCTCTCGATAATTTAACTCAGTCCTTGCTAAATACCTGGGATCCCAAAGTCCCCACCACTGTAGATATCAAAGAAGATCAAGATACCTCAAGGAATTCCAAGCTTAATTCACACCAGAAAGTAACACTTCTTCAGTTGCTCCTTGGCCATAAGAATGAAGAAAACGTAGAAAGAAACAGCAGTCCTCAGGAAGTCCCCAGCGATGTGCCCAAGTTCAGTACTCAGAATTACACGAGGACTTCGGTCATCGAAAGCCCCAGTGCAAACAGGACTACCCCCGTGAGCACTCCTCCATTACTCGGCTCCACGAAACCAGAGTCTCCCATCAATCTCTCCCAACACTCTCTGGTCATCAAATGGAATTCCCCGCCATACACCTGCGGCTCTCAGTCTGAAAAGCCAGCCAGTGCCGCATCCAGCCACTTGATGGACCTGACAAAGAGCAAAGAGTCGCACGGAGAGAAACCCGTCCAGAATGAAGGCGCGCAAAACTCCGCAACTTTCAGTGCCAGTAAACTGTTACAGAACTTAGCTCAGTGTGGAATGCAGTCCACCTCAGGAGAAGAGCAGAGACCCAGCAGGCAGCTACTAAGTGTAAACACAGATAGACCCGTGGGCATGGTTGACAGATTAAACAGTCCTCTGCtggcaaataaaacaaacatggtGGAGGAAAACAAGGCCTTGAGCAGCCAAGCAACAGGTCCCGAATCAGGACTTTCTGGttctgaaatagaaaatctgcTTGAAAGGCGCACTGTCCTCCAGCTGCTCCTGGGAAACCCCAACAAAGGGAagagtgaaaagaaagagaagatttcTGTGAGAGACGAAAGTACTCAGGAACCCACAGATAGAGCTTTAAGTGAACAAATACTGATGGTCAAAATCAAATCTGAGCCTTGCGATGACTTACATACCCACAACTCAAATGTGCACTTGACCCATGACGCCAAGGGGGCCCCATTCTTGGGTCTGGCGCCTCCCGTGCAGAGAAGCGCAGCTGCCTTACCCATGTCCGAGGACTTTAAATCGGAGCCCGTTTCAcctcaggatttttctttctcaaagaacGGTCTGTTGAGTCGACTGCTAAGACAAAATCAAGAGAGTTACCTGGCGGAAGATCTGGACAACAGTCACAGAAACAGTGAACTGACAATTCTAGAATCAAAGAACCTTTGCATGGTCCCTAAGAAAAGGAAGCTCCATACTGAGCCTTTAGAAAACCCatttaagaagatgaaaaataacaTCGTCGACGCGGCAAATAGTCACAGTGCCACGGAAGGACTGTATGGGACCTTGCTTAACCAGCAAGAGCTGAAATTGAGCAAAAATGATCTTGAACTTAAGTACCCTGCCAGTCATGGTGCCGCCCCCGAAAGTGAACATAGGAGTTGGGCCAGGGAGAGCAAAAGCTTCAATGTCCTGAAGCAGCTGCTTCTCTCAGAAAACTGTGTAAGAGATTTGTCCCAGCACAGGAGTAACTCTGTCGTCGAgagtaaaaagaaaggacacaaaaataacGTGACCAATAGCAAACCTGAATTCAGCATTTCTTCTCTGAACGGACTGATGTACGGTTCCCCTCAGCCCGGCGGCTGCATGGATAGCAGGACATTTCCGTACCCAGGAGTAGTGAAATCTCCCATGAGTCCCCCTTTCCCCGAGCACTTGGGCTGTGCAGGGTCTAGACCAGAATCTGGGCTTTTGAACGGGTGTTCCGTGACCAGTGAGAAGGGACCCATTAAGTGGGTTATCACAGATGCGGATAAGAATGAGTATGAGAAAGACTGTCCCAGGCTGACCAAAACTAACCCGATACTGTATTACATGCTTCAGAAGGGAGGCAGTGCTGTTACCAGTCGAGAAACGCAGGACAATGACATTTGGAGGGAGCCTGCACCTGCCGAAAGTGTCTCACAGGTTACAGTCAAAGAAGAGTTACTTCCCACCGCAGAAACTAAAGCTTCTTTCTTTAATCTAAGAAGCCCATATAATAGCCATATGGGGAGTAACGCCTCTCGTCCACACAGCGCCAACGGAGAAGTTTATGGACTGTTGGGAAACGTgctaacaataaaaaaagaatcagaataaaaCGTACCTGCCATCCAGCTTCGGATCTTTTTAAAACTGCTTAGTATGAACTTGCGATCTGTATAAATAAGAGCATGATTTGAGAAAAGCATGGTATAATtgaaacttttttcattttgaaaagtattGGTTACTGGTGATGTTTAAATATGCATACTGCTTTTTGCTTTACGTTAGATGTCATGAGGAAACTACTGAACTAGCAATTGGTTGTTTAACACTCTGTATGCATCAGACAACAACTGTGAGTAGCCTATGAATGAAATTCTTTTATATTCAGATAACAGgcataaatgaaaatgtaaatctcCATCCATAGCAGATTCACGCATTTTGCTGCCTTTATTAGGgtactttattttgcttttcagaagTCAGCCTGCAtaacacatttgtttttaaatccaaattGTTAAATAACTCTTGAAATGTTAATTATTGAGTAAAGAAAACCTAAGTCACTTTTCATTATCTGATTcagaaacaaattagaaaaaaaaaatatgcttacatttttcacttttgctaaaaaacatatttatttttaactcttggAAGGGGTTTTGTGGTTCCCAATGTGTCTGCCCCACCCCAGTCCTTTTCAATATCTATTTCTTTAAACCTTGTACTACTTAGTAAAAATTGATTACAATTGGTGGGAGTTTGATAGATCCTTCAAAAAAGGCAGatttccatttttgtattttagctACTTTACTAAATTAATATTCCTCCTTTTACAGAATTAGGAAAGTTAACCATTTACCTTCAGGTGGTTTCCTGAATAGGTGAATATTTAAGAAGTTGTTTTTAACAGAAGCAAAATGGCTTTTCTTTGGACAGTTTTCACCATCTCTTGTAAAAGTTACTTCTCACCATTTCTGTGGTACCTGTGAGTCTTACGACCAGGGTTTCTTAAAAGCTGGACTCAGACCACTtgcattagaatcatctggagcccttgttttaaaatgcagattcctaggcAACATCTCAGATCTACAGATCAAGAAGCTCTGCTAAGTGGACCCGGGAATCTCCCACCTGCATCTTAACACACTCCCTAGATGTTTCTTCTGcatgctgaagtttgagaaccattgcttaTGACTTTTCTCAGAACAcaggattgttaaaaaaaaaaaaaaaaaaagaaaaaaaaacaacaactatttGATGCCTATATTTTCCCCAGTACAGTTATACATCAACTCAAAATTTGCAATATTGTAGTTCATATATAACCGTTCTGTCTTTGGAAAATCGGGTTCGAAATACTTtttatgacaagaaaaaaaaaattgggtggaGGGGACAACTTTCATATCTGGCTTAACATCTCAGGAAAATCTGTGATTATTTATGTGTTCTAATGAGTAACATCTACTTAATTAGCCTTAGGGATGGTATAACAGGGCCACTTACCAAACTCAGGTGATTCCAGGATGGTTTGGAAACTTCTCCTGAATACATCCTTAGTTTCTATTAAAATCATTGTCCTAAGATCACTGCtgacaaagatgaaaacatttcAAACCCAAGGAAGGCACTAAACTCAGATTGACTAGACAGAGAAGTACAAAGGGCACATAGACATGACAGAGTTGTACACGATCACTCCATTGgacctcttattttaaaattgcaattaGAAGTAAACATTGCTATTATCTTGGAAGAACTTATTATTGAGCCACATGGGGTTTTGATCTCGAAACAAGTCCATATGTTTAAGTTCAGCTTTCATGGTCCACAATTCACTCACcagataatatttttgtttttaaaagtgaaCCAGGTTTGCAACTGACCTATCAACAAATTGTTATATAATCAACTATTAATTAGAAGGAAATCTATTTGAAGTTGTTCTACTTGAAgttgtttctaagatttttatattaaaaatgggCGTTATTTCCTAATATGAATTAAAACcctaaatgattattttttctcaaaatgattTGTAAATAGTTACTGGattatattataaaacaatagTCAGGAGTGAGTATTACACTACATCTTGGAGAGATGAAGGCATACACTTATTCTGAAGTGAAAATCCCACTGGCCAGTGAATATATTCTACTCCATCCCATATTGACTTTGTGACAATCTTATTGTCTATATCATATAAATAAGCTTTTaagcaagtcattttttttttcctgctacatTATGAAAGATCTGGAGCCTTAGAAGTATGCTAGAAAAATTGTTGGTATTCCCCTTTGGTCGAGGGAAAATGGGCTTTCACAAGGGAGGGAAATTTAGGTCAGGGGAATGAACATTGAGGGCCAGCATtgctatatttttgtttgttcctttggttggttggttgtttttgttgttgttgtcatcgtTCACAGTTAAAGGAATGAGGATATATAATACGTAGCTAAACATGACCAGAAAAACGATGTTCTGATTTACTAGAGAATGTCCCCAATTTGAATTTAGGGTGATCTTAAAGAAGAACAGTGAGAAAGGGCACACATCCATAAATTCACTTTGTTTATGCATATGTAGATACAAGgatgcacatatacacattttcaaGGACTATTTTAGATACTAGAGAATTTCTTCCCAATGAAGTCATTTGTGAAAGGGTACTACAGCTCTCATTGACAACAGTAAGGTAGCATTACCTGTTTATTCTCTGGTACATGTTACAGAAGAGTAAACTGGTgagagtatatattttatatatatatatatatatatatataatatgtatatatatatatattgacttGTTACACGAAGAtgttaaaatcagtttttaaaggTGATGTAAATAGTGATTTCcttaatgaaaaatacatattttgtattgtTCTAATGC encodes the following:
- the NRIP1 gene encoding nuclear receptor-interacting protein 1 — protein: MTHGEELGSDVHQDSIVLTYLEGLLMHQAAEGSGTAVDKKSAGHNEEDQNFNISGNAFPTCQSNGPVLNAQSYQGSGMLHLKKARLLQSSEDWNAAKRKRLSDSIVNLNVKKEALLAGMVDNVPKGKQDSTLLASLLQSFSSRLQTVALSQQIRQSLKEQGYALGHDSLKVEKDLRCYGVASSHLKTLLKKSKAKDQKPDTNLPDVTKNLIRDRFVESPHHVGQSGTKVMSEPLSCAARLQAVASMVEKRASPATSPKPSVACSQLALLLSSEAHLQQYSREHALKTQNANQAASERLAAMARLQENGQKDVGSFQLSKGMSSHLNGQARTSSSKLMASKNTAFQNPMGVVPSSPKNAGYKNSLERNNIKQAASNSLLLHLLKSQTIPKPMNGHHHSERGSIFEDSSTPTTIDEYSDNNPSFTDDSSGDESSYSNCVPIDLSCKHRIEKPEPDQPVSLDNLTQSLLNTWDPKVPTTVDIKEDQDTSRNSKLNSHQKVTLLQLLLGHKNEENVERNSSPQEVPSDVPKFSTQNYTRTSVIESPSANRTTPVSTPPLLGSTKPESPINLSQHSLVIKWNSPPYTCGSQSEKPASAASSHLMDLTKSKESHGEKPVQNEGAQNSATFSASKLLQNLAQCGMQSTSGEEQRPSRQLLSVNTDRPVGMVDRLNSPLLANKTNMVEENKALSSQATGPESGLSGSEIENLLERRTVLQLLLGNPNKGKSEKKEKISVRDESTQEPTDRALSEQILMVKIKSEPCDDLHTHNSNVHLTHDAKGAPFLGLAPPVQRSAAALPMSEDFKSEPVSPQDFSFSKNGLLSRLLRQNQESYLAEDLDNSHRNSELTILESKNLCMVPKKRKLHTEPLENPFKKMKNNIVDAANSHSATEGLYGTLLNQQELKLSKNDLELKYPASHGAAPESEHRSWARESKSFNVLKQLLLSENCVRDLSQHRSNSVVESKKKGHKNNVTNSKPEFSISSLNGLMYGSPQPGGCMDSRTFPYPGVVKSPMSPPFPEHLGCAGSRPESGLLNGCSVTSEKGPIKWVITDADKNEYEKDCPRLTKTNPILYYMLQKGGSAVTSRETQDNDIWREPAPAESVSQVTVKEELLPTAETKASFFNLRSPYNSHMGSNASRPHSANGEVYGLLGNVLTIKKESE